The sequence ATCCCCGCCGTCGAACTCGGCGCCGCGGTCATTCGTCGTCTGCTGCAGCAAACCGGACTCGACCCGGCCGAGGTCGATGAAGTCATTCTCGGCCAGGTCCTCACTGCCGGCGCCGGCCAGAACCCGGCACGTCAGGCCGCCATCGGCGCTGGGCTGCCCCACGCGGTTCCCGCGATGACCCTGAACAAGGTCTGCGGCTCCGGGCTCAAGGCGCTCCATCTGGGCGCTCAGGCGATCCGCTGTGGCGATGCCGAAGTGGTGATCGCCGGCGGCATGGAGAACATGAGCCTGGCGCCTTACGTCATGCCAGCGGCGCGCACGGGCTTGCGCATGGGCCATGGCAAGCTGCTCGATAGCATGATTCAGGATGGCCTGTGGGATGCGTTCAACGACTACCACATGGGCATCACCGCGGAAAATCTGGTGGACAAGTACGGCATTACGCGCGAAGCGCAGGATGCCTTCGCAGCGGCGTCCCAGCAGAAGGCCAGTGCGGCGATCGAAGCCGGCCGCTTCCGGGACGAGATCACGCCGATCGAGATCCCCCAGCGCAAGGGCGAACCACTTGTTTTCGATACCGATGAACAGCCACGCGCCGGCACCACGGCCGAAAGCCTGGCCAAGCTCAAGCCGGCGTTCAAGAAAGACGGCAGCGTCACGGCCGGCAATGCCTCCAGCCTGAATGACGGCGCCGCCGCGGTGCTGCTGTTGAGCGTCGAAAAGGCCGCGGCGCTGGGCCTGCCGGTCCTGGCCCGCATTGCCAGCTACGCCAATGCCGGCGTCGACCCGGCCATCATGGGCATCGCGCCGGTATCCGCCACCCGACGCTGCCTGGAAAAAGCCGGCTGGACCCTGGACCAGCTCGACCTGATCGAAGCCAACGAAGCCTTCGCCGCGCAGGCGCTGTCGGTAGGTCAGGAGCTGGGCTGGGACACCGACAAGGTCAATGTCAACGGCGGCGCGATCGCCATCGGCCACCCGATCGGCGCATCGGGCTGCCGCATTCTGGTCACCCTGCTGCACGAGATGATCCGCCGCGACGCGCACAAGGGCCTGGCGACGCTCTGCATCGGCGGCGGCCAGGGTGTCGCGCTAGCGCTCGAGCGCTGATCGGGCCTCATCACGCCGGTCAGCGCCGGTAATTTCCGCTAGACTGCGCGGCCCTCTCCTCCGAGTCGCCGCGCATGCTACCTCTCGAACAGGCGCTGCGCGCCGCCCTGCACCGCCGCGACGCTTTGATTGCCGACCTGCACCATCAGGGCACCGACTGCTATCGGCTGTTCCATGGCAGCCAGGAAGGTGCG comes from Stutzerimonas stutzeri and encodes:
- a CDS encoding acetyl-CoA C-acetyltransferase, giving the protein MQEVVIVAATRTAVGSFQGALANIPAVELGAAVIRRLLQQTGLDPAEVDEVILGQVLTAGAGQNPARQAAIGAGLPHAVPAMTLNKVCGSGLKALHLGAQAIRCGDAEVVIAGGMENMSLAPYVMPAARTGLRMGHGKLLDSMIQDGLWDAFNDYHMGITAENLVDKYGITREAQDAFAAASQQKASAAIEAGRFRDEITPIEIPQRKGEPLVFDTDEQPRAGTTAESLAKLKPAFKKDGSVTAGNASSLNDGAAAVLLLSVEKAAALGLPVLARIASYANAGVDPAIMGIAPVSATRRCLEKAGWTLDQLDLIEANEAFAAQALSVGQELGWDTDKVNVNGGAIAIGHPIGASGCRILVTLLHEMIRRDAHKGLATLCIGGGQGVALALER